The stretch of DNA CAAAATACCGCAATCTATTTATATAAGTTTCACAATAATATCGATCAGTCGATATCGAGTACTTGATATTGATAATATGAATATACTTTAAATTTAATGTAAAAGAAAGTATAACTAATATTCAATATCAAGTTAACGATATTATATCGGCAGTACGATAGGAGGTAATGATTCTATATGTGGGATAACTGGAGAGATAAGTTGAGCAGTTTAAAGGACGTTCATGACAGATTGGAAGAACTAGGAAGACTTGGCGGTTTGAGAATCTGGATAATTCATGTTTTAGAGGATGGCCCAAAAAATGGTGTAGAAATTATGGACGCTATTCAAGAACATCATGAAGCAATGCATAGAATGCATGATGATCGAATGCGCCATATGAAAGAGGATAAGCATTACCAACAACATCTACAGAGGGCAATGAAACGTACATCACGAAGACCTTCACCCGGCTCAGTGTATCCAATGCTTAAAAAAATGGTTGCTGAAGAGTTAATAGTCAAACAAGAAGACGGAAGATATAAACTTACAGATAAAGGGCAAGAAATGGCCCATAAAATATTCGGACAATTCAGATCGAGTGCAGGACAAATGGATAGAGGAGCACATGCAGTAGAACACTCATTAAACGAAATTGGTAGTTATATCTCTCTCCTTGAAAATATTAAAAGAGAGAAGTTAATTCCACATGAAGAAAGAATAGGAGAACTGAGTGAAAGGCTCAAAAAAATGAAGGATTCGCTCAAAGAGTAATGATTTAAAGTTAATAATTAATTAAGACAACAAATAGTCCAATTACACCATAAAGACTGCTAGAAGCAGCGTTTAGCTATATATTTTTGCGTATTTAGATTTAAGTTAGCTACGGCTCTCTTCGATCAGTAAATAAAATGAGAAATAGGAGAAAAATATGACGGAATATGCCATAGAATTAAATAAACTCACTAAAAAGTTTGGTGATTTTACAGCAGTAGATGATTTATCACTTACTGTAAAAGAGGGAGAAATATTTGGCTTTTTAGGTCCAAATGGTGCGGGTAAAAGTACCACCATAAGAATGCTCTGTACGCTCGCCCAACCTACATCTGGATCGGCTAAAGTTGCAGGTTATGATCTGATTAAAGATTCTGCCAGAGTTCGGGAAAATATTGGACTGGTTGCAGAGAAAATGATTATGTATGACAGACTTACCGCTGCTGAAAACCTCAGGTTCTTTGGAAAACTCTATGAAATACCAAAGCAGAAACTTGAAGAAAAAATTGACGAACTGCTTGAACTGGTTGACATGCAGGAATGGAAGAACACACAGATATCTAAATTTTCCACAGGTATGAAACAGAGAATTAATGTTATCCGAGCATTATTGCCAGAGCCCAAGATTGTATTCATGGATGAACCAACACTCGGGCTTGACCCACAGACAACATTTTCCATAAGAGACATTACAAGGGAAATCAACGACAGTGGAGTAACAGTGATACTTACAACTCACGCCATGGTAGAAGCAGAAGCCTTGAGCGACAGAGTTGCTATTATCGACCATGGTAAAGTCGCTGCCCTTGATACGCCGCAGAAACTGAAGAATATGATAACAAACAGCGATACAACAGTTTTCGGCACCAAAATTACAAATCTAACATCTGATTTAATTGGAAAGATCAATTCACTTGATGTTGTAACTGCAGTATCCCAACAAGACGATTATAATCTGAAAATTAGTGCTAAAGGTGACGATGCACTTAATCAGATCATCGATGCGATCCGTCATGAAGGCGGTAATATCGCATCAATAACAAACAGCAATGAATCAACTCTAGAAGATGTTTTCTTAGCTGTAACCGGTAAAGAAATGCGTGACCAGGCCAGTGAAAAAGCAGCCCCAACACATCATGGGCATGGACATGCACCTAAAGCACGGGTGAGGTGAGATCATGAGTATAAGAAGTGCTGCAGCTCGTTTCCACAGAATGTTTAACCAAAGACAAAAATTTGGAATACCTAGAGTCGCTGCAGTTGTAAACCCCGATAAATGCACCTGTTGTGCCCTCTGCAAAAGCACATGTCCATTTTTATTTAATGCCATTCAGGTTGATAAATTTAATGGAGTTTCAATAGAGGCTGAAAAATGTGCCGGATGTGGCCGCTGCGAAAAAGCATGCAGAACAAATGCAATTAAAGTAGTTAATCAAAATACAGGAAACGAATTTATAGAGATAAACACATTTAAAGCAAGGATGAGGTAAAAACATGGACGCAATGAAGATGTTAAAAGACAGTTATCATGTAATGGCTAAGGACATGCTTGAACTTAGGCGCAACAAAATGTCTCTGGCAGCCCTTTTTATCATGCCTTTGATTTTCCTGGTCATGTTCGGTTTCATTTTCCCAACTGGTAACACTCAATTGAACATGCCAGTAGGGCTGGTTAACCTAGATCATGGACAGGGAAGTAGCGAATTCATAGCACAGCTTGAAACAGTTAATAATAACACCCATTATATGGCATTAACGAACTTCACGGGTGTTGATGATGCCATGACACAGGTAAAAGAAGGAAAACTATCAGGTGTAATTATTATACCGCAGGGATTCTCCGATAATATAACAAATGGAAAATCTGGTACTTTCACGGCTTATATTGATAACAGTATACCCCAAAGCTCAGCACAGATCCAACAAGCGCTATCAAGTACAGTAATTAATATGAACAACATTAAAGCAGAAGCCAACGTCATGACCTTGAGTAAGGCTACAAATCAGATCGTTAATCCCCAGGCGATGATTTTCCCTTATACTCCAAATGTCGAGACATCTATACCTGGCCAGACAAATTACTTCAACTTCCTGGCACCTGGACTGATGATCATGATTGTGATGATGTCAGTTATGACAGGTATTCCGGAAGCCATTTCCAAAGAAAAGGAAATAGGTACATTTGACGGGATGCTATCTGCACCTATTAGTCAGATATCTGTTATAATCGGTAAAACTGCCGCATTATGTACAAGAGGTCTAATTCAATGTGTAATAATACTTGCAATCGCGATACTCCTCTTTGGAGTCACTATTCAGGGAAATATCCTGCTGGCATTCTTCATGCTTCTCCTTGGGATATTCAGCTTCATAGGAATTGGAATAATGGCCATTTCCATGTCTGGAGACCAGGCATCAAGTACAATGATCGTGAACCTGCTGATGTTCCCAATGATGTTCCTTGGAGGTGTATTCTACCCAATTCAGCAGATGCCCTGGTTCATGCAGATTATTTCGCAGTTTATTCCCCTGACATATGCTGCAGATGCAATGCGTAAAATAATGCTCTTGAACGCAGGTATCGGTGAGGTAATGACACAGATAGTCATACTTATAGTGTTTGGTATCGTTACAATGGCTATTGCCGTACCATTATTCAGAAAATCAATGACAAGATGAATAATAGCTAAAACAGGGTTTAATTAAAAAAGATATTTAATGTTTGAAATTGTGGATTAAACCCCCATTCAAACATTTATTTAAAAATTAGGAGGACTACATACTATAAAATATAATTTTAAAGTTTAGGAGGGAACAATTATGGAATTTGAGAACACAATAAGAAGAATTATTGAAAAAGAGTGTGAAGATTATTATTTAGGCATTGCAGACTTGTCCCTTGCAGAAAATGACATACTTAAACAGTATGAATCATTTTTTGATGAGTATCCTCGAGCAATATCCATTGGAATTACATTACCTTATACAGCCACACGTAAAACAGTAGATAAAAATACCAAAGTTTATAATGAAACCAACCAACAATTAAACGCAATTACGACGAGTTTAAGCAAATTACTGCAACAAAAGGGATATAAAACTCTATCCATCCCTAAAACAGAAAAAGTAGATGATAATAACTTTATTTCATTACATAAACTGGCTGCAAATGTGGCAAATCTTGGAGAAATTGAAAAAAATGGTTTATTGATAACACCAGAAGCAGGTTCTGGAGTTAATTGGGGTACAATACTTACGGATGCCCCCCTTGAAGCGGCCAATCAATGAATTTTAAAGTGGGATGAAAATGTTTACAAACTTAAGATTGAACATGCTAAATAAAAAAGCTGCTTCACTTGAAAACAGACCAGAAGAAGTTTTAAAGAATCTAAATATACATAAAGGAGATATTATTGGAGATGTTGGTGCTGGAGGAGGATATTTTACCTTTGAATTTTCCAAAAAAGTAGGGAAAAAGGGCAGAGTATACGCAATTGATACCAACCAGAAATCACTGGCTTTTATAGATAATAAGTCAAAAAAAGAGATGATTAATAATATAAAACCAGTATTAGCTAATGAAAAAGGGTTTTTATTGCCCGAAACAGCAGATATATTCTTTTTAAGGAATGTATTTCATCATCTCCCAGAACCTGTTGAATACTTTAAAAATATAAAACAATTTTTAAAAAAAGATGGAAAAATAGTTATAATGGATTATAAAAAGGAACAATCCCGCTTTGTAGGTATGTTCGGACATTATACTCCCGAAAAAACTGTGATAGACATCATGAAGAAAGCAGGATTTGATGCATCAGAAAAATTTGGTTTCTTACCAAGGCAATCGTTTATTATATTCAAAATAAAATAATTTCCATAAATGGCAAATGAAAATAATAAACAAATACTGAAGGGAAAATATGTTAAAAAATAAAGCAGATAATTATAAAGAAAAATCAAAGAAGAGTTTCAATCAACAGGCTGAAAACTACGACGCAGGGTATTATGGAAAGCACGCTAATGCCCTATATAACACTGTACTTCAGAAATTAAACCAATTTTCCTTTAATAAACTTTTAGATGTAGGATGTGGTACAGGAAACCTCTTATCACTCATATCTTCCAAATATGAAGTTCAAATCGTTGGAATTGACCTTTCACCAGAAATGTTAAATATTGCTCGAAATAAGCTGGACGAAACTGCAGATTTAAGACTATGCGACTCTGAAAGTCTACCATTCAATGACAACAGTTTTGATATGGTCATATGTACTGATTCATTTCATCACTACCCCAATCCTGCAAACGTTTTGGCAGAAGTTAAAAGGGTACTTAAAGCAGGAGGAAATTTCATAATTACAGATCCATGGTTAGCTACACCTTTCAGGCAATTTGCTAATATATTCATGCCTTTTAACAAAGATGGAGATATTAAAATTTACGGCGAATCAGAAATTCGTAAATTACTGGAAAATGCAGGTTTCAATACCATAGAATGGGAGCAATTAAATAAAAGAGCTTTTATAGCCACTGCACATACTACAAATTAAGATTAAACAAACAACAGCACACAACCATCACATAAATTAAAATGAAAATATTTGGATAAATAATTAAAATGATTCTATATTTATTTCAAAATTTTCAACAAGATCATAAGAATTAAAAAGTTCACTTATTTCTATTTGAGTTACTTCTATTGTTTCAGCATCCACACTATTTGAATGTCCCATTATTTTGTCTAAAAAGCCTTTAGATTCATATTCTATAATGATTGTCACTACTCCATATAATTCATCAGAATAATCTATGAATACTTCAACTGCAGCTTTTTTTATGGCCTTTAAAGACATTACAGCACTATGTATCTTCTTAGATAGAATTCGCTCCATGCTTTCAAGTTCTTTATTATTTAAAGTATCTCGACTATATGATCCTAAAAGTTCATCGATTTCCTTTTCTTCCATATCTTTGAGCCCATATTTCTCTAAAAGATTATCCCTTTCAGTAAGCTCTTCATTCAGATTATTATTTTCATTATCGGGATCATTATCAAACTTTTTCCTTGCTGATGGATCTTCTATTGCTGCTTTGAGTTCATGTATATCCACATTACTTCCCCATGCTGTACTAATAGCATTACATAAATCAGAGCCGTATCCAACATCTCCAGCATGTTAGTTACAGCATAATTTTTTATACTTAATATAAGTTTAATTTCATCTAATAAATCATTTTAGTAAATACACAAATATGCAATAGTTAATTAAGCATATTGAACAAATATGGGCTAAAAAATGATAATTACTTATTATTGTACTAATTAGTACCATCTAACTTATTTAGACCAATATTTACCAATTTACAACTCTTTAAACTGTTTTGGAGAAATAAAATTTATAATTACTTTTTGGCTGCTAATATCAAATAAAACGATTACGATGACATACAAGTTAATTATCATATTATAATTAAAAAACCTGAGATATCTCAGGTTTCCACAAATATCTTATTAATTTTAGCCAGTTAAGATTTTAGGCTCAGTTTAAGCTGTTCAGTTCAACCTGCTTACGGTAGTTAACCATATCTTCAACTGTAACTACAGGCATGCTGTGCTTTACAGCAAAATCTACTATTTCAGGCATGCGTGCCATTGTCCCATCAGGATTTGTAAGTTCACAGAGAACACCACATGGTTTTAATCCAGCAAGTCCCATCATATCAACAACTGCTTCAGTATGCCCTCTACGTTCCAATACTCCACCAGGACGGGCTCTTAAAGGAAACACATGTCCGGGGTGGTGAAGATCTTCAGGCTGAGCATCATCTGCAATAGCAGTTTTAACTGTTTTAACTCTATCAGCCGCTGATACACCAGTAGTAACTCCCTCTGCAGCCTCAATAGATATCGTGTAAGCTGTTTTAAAACGGCTTGAATTATTTTCTACCATCATGGGTAATTCTAATTCATTTACTTTTTCTTCATTGAGACATAAACATACAATACCGCTGCATTCTCGAATAAGCATTGCCATTTGGGCCTCATTAAGGGATTCTGCAGCAAAAATTATGTCCCCCTCATTTTCTCGTTGCTCATCATCGGTAACTATTATACCTTGACCACAGCGAAGGGAATTTAAAGCATTTTCCACCCTTTC from Methanobacterium veterum encodes:
- a CDS encoding PadR family transcriptional regulator translates to MWDNWRDKLSSLKDVHDRLEELGRLGGLRIWIIHVLEDGPKNGVEIMDAIQEHHEAMHRMHDDRMRHMKEDKHYQQHLQRAMKRTSRRPSPGSVYPMLKKMVAEELIVKQEDGRYKLTDKGQEMAHKIFGQFRSSAGQMDRGAHAVEHSLNEIGSYISLLENIKREKLIPHEERIGELSERLKKMKDSLKE
- a CDS encoding ABC transporter ATP-binding protein, whose protein sequence is MTEYAIELNKLTKKFGDFTAVDDLSLTVKEGEIFGFLGPNGAGKSTTIRMLCTLAQPTSGSAKVAGYDLIKDSARVRENIGLVAEKMIMYDRLTAAENLRFFGKLYEIPKQKLEEKIDELLELVDMQEWKNTQISKFSTGMKQRINVIRALLPEPKIVFMDEPTLGLDPQTTFSIRDITREINDSGVTVILTTHAMVEAEALSDRVAIIDHGKVAALDTPQKLKNMITNSDTTVFGTKITNLTSDLIGKINSLDVVTAVSQQDDYNLKISAKGDDALNQIIDAIRHEGGNIASITNSNESTLEDVFLAVTGKEMRDQASEKAAPTHHGHGHAPKARVR
- a CDS encoding 4Fe-4S binding protein — encoded protein: MSIRSAAARFHRMFNQRQKFGIPRVAAVVNPDKCTCCALCKSTCPFLFNAIQVDKFNGVSIEAEKCAGCGRCEKACRTNAIKVVNQNTGNEFIEINTFKARMR
- a CDS encoding ABC transporter permease; amino-acid sequence: MDAMKMLKDSYHVMAKDMLELRRNKMSLAALFIMPLIFLVMFGFIFPTGNTQLNMPVGLVNLDHGQGSSEFIAQLETVNNNTHYMALTNFTGVDDAMTQVKEGKLSGVIIIPQGFSDNITNGKSGTFTAYIDNSIPQSSAQIQQALSSTVINMNNIKAEANVMTLSKATNQIVNPQAMIFPYTPNVETSIPGQTNYFNFLAPGLMIMIVMMSVMTGIPEAISKEKEIGTFDGMLSAPISQISVIIGKTAALCTRGLIQCVIILAIAILLFGVTIQGNILLAFFMLLLGIFSFIGIGIMAISMSGDQASSTMIVNLLMFPMMFLGGVFYPIQQMPWFMQIISQFIPLTYAADAMRKIMLLNAGIGEVMTQIVILIVFGIVTMAIAVPLFRKSMTR
- a CDS encoding class I SAM-dependent methyltransferase → MFTNLRLNMLNKKAASLENRPEEVLKNLNIHKGDIIGDVGAGGGYFTFEFSKKVGKKGRVYAIDTNQKSLAFIDNKSKKEMINNIKPVLANEKGFLLPETADIFFLRNVFHHLPEPVEYFKNIKQFLKKDGKIVIMDYKKEQSRFVGMFGHYTPEKTVIDIMKKAGFDASEKFGFLPRQSFIIFKIK
- a CDS encoding class I SAM-dependent methyltransferase, with amino-acid sequence MLKNKADNYKEKSKKSFNQQAENYDAGYYGKHANALYNTVLQKLNQFSFNKLLDVGCGTGNLLSLISSKYEVQIVGIDLSPEMLNIARNKLDETADLRLCDSESLPFNDNSFDMVICTDSFHHYPNPANVLAEVKRVLKAGGNFIITDPWLATPFRQFANIFMPFNKDGDIKIYGESEIRKLLENAGFNTIEWEQLNKRAFIATAHTTN
- a CDS encoding DUF2226 domain-containing protein, encoding MDIHELKAAIEDPSARKKFDNDPDNENNNLNEELTERDNLLEKYGLKDMEEKEIDELLGSYSRDTLNNKELESMERILSKKIHSAVMSLKAIKKAAVEVFIDYSDELYGVVTIIIEYESKGFLDKIMGHSNSVDAETIEVTQIEISELFNSYDLVENFEINIESF
- the ribB gene encoding 3,4-dihydroxy-2-butanone-4-phosphate synthase — protein: MNQNLLAQFGNSVERVENALNSLRCGQGIIVTDDEQRENEGDIIFAAESLNEAQMAMLIRECSGIVCLCLNEEKVNELELPMMVENNSSRFKTAYTISIEAAEGVTTGVSAADRVKTVKTAIADDAQPEDLHHPGHVFPLRARPGGVLERRGHTEAVVDMMGLAGLKPCGVLCELTNPDGTMARMPEIVDFAVKHSMPVVTVEDMVNYRKQVELNSLN